One part of the Neodiprion virginianus isolate iyNeoVirg1 chromosome 3, iyNeoVirg1.1, whole genome shotgun sequence genome encodes these proteins:
- the LOC124299508 gene encoding tigger transposable element-derived protein 6-like — MANPAGGRKRKAISLQKKLEILEEVHDNPQEPKISVAKRLGLPYSTLMTIIANSADIRSSTSKAGPLGEKRTRTQEGRFSDLDKALLTWFQQKRAANIPVSGPMLQEQALIFAKKLNVTADFKASAGWVFKFKKRCGITGRSVCGEANSVDEATVEQWKNIDLPRIIKNYDLRDIYNTDETGLFFNLLPSKTLAEKGDPCHGGKQSKQRLTVLLTANADGSDKLRPLVIGKSQKPRCFKGVKSFPTEYAANKKAWMTGALFESQLDKLNNRMRREKRKVLLLLDNCVAHPPALRFSNIELAFFPANCTSHLQPLDLGIIAALKAKYRKMLVQRAVAALDAGETMPNLHVLQAMQLTGIAWNQVQSDTIAKCFQNAGVVKANDLDASSNEENELEGFEEPGDWAQVCAGLQFEDFVHYDEDLSTCAVQDDDDIVTEILAQDSDGDSDEIDETVKEVPVKFCEALSALEITKRYIMSKVIDGKGMQLVSDYERFMYECSLAEKKQATIDSFFKPK; from the exons ATGGCAAATCCAGCAGGggggaggaaaagaaaagcaaTATCGCTGCAGAAGAAGCTGGAAATTTTAGAGGAAGTACATGATAACCCACAAGAACCGAAGATCAGTGTTGCAAAGCGGCTCGGTCTTCCATATTCAACACTGATGACAATTATCGCCAATTCGGCAGACATTAGGTCAAGTACGTCTAAGGCAGGACCTTTAGGCGAGAAAAGAACACGAACTCAAGAGGGCCGATTTTCAGACTTGGACAAAGCATTGCTCACATGGTTCCAACAAAAACGGGCCGCGAACATACCCGTTAGTGGTCCAATGCTGCAAGAGCAAGctttaatttttgcaaaaaaattaaatgtaacTGCTGACTTCAAAGCATCGGCTGGCTGGgtgttcaaatttaaaaaacgttGCGGCATAACCGGCAGAAGTGTTTGCGGGGAAGCTAACAGTGTCGACGAGGCTACTGTAGAGCAGTGGAAGAACATCGATTTGCCTCGAATCATAAAGAACTACGATCTCCGAGATATTTACAACACCGATGAGACAGGTCTGTTTTTCAATCTCCTACCATCTAAAACATTGGCTGAAAAAGGAGACCCCTGTCACGGAGGGAAACAGAGTAAACAGAGACTGACGGTGCTTCTAACAGCGAATGCAGATGGCTCCGATAAACTTCGTCCCTTGGTCATCGGGAAATCACAGAAGCCGCGTTGTTTTAAAGGCGTAAAAAGCTTTCCTACAGAGTACGCAGCAAACAAAAAAGCATGGATGACTGGAGCATTATTTGAGTCGCAGTTAGATAAGCTGAATAACAGAATGCGTCGTGAGAAGAGGAAAGTCTTGTTGTTGCTTGACAACTGTGTCGCTCACCCCCCGGCACTCCGTTTTAGCAACATTGAACTGGCTTTTTTTCCGGCCAACTGTACAAGCCATCTGCAGCCCCTGGATTTAGGAATCATCGCTGCTTTGAAGGCCAAATACCGCAAGATGCTGGTACAGCGGGCAGTCGCGGCACTCGACGCGGGAGAAACGATGCCGAACTTGCATGTTCTGCAG GCAATGCAACTGACCGGTATTGCATGGAACCAAGTACAGTCTGACACCATTGCCAAGTGCTTTCAAAATGCAGGAGTCGTAAAGGCGAATGATCTCGATGCCTCTTCTAACGAAGAGAATGAGCTTGAGGGTTTCGAAGAGCCCGGAGATTGGGCACAAGTGTGTGCTGGGCTTCAGTTCGAGGATTTCGTTCATTACGATGAAGACTTGAGTACATGCGCGGTACAGGATGACGATGACATTGTAACTGAAATTCTTGCACAAGACTCAGACGGGGATTCGGACGAAATAGACGAAACTGTCAAAGAAGTCCCGGTGAAATTTTGTGAAGCTTTGTCGGCACTGGAAATTACAAAGCGATATATAATGTCCAAGGTTATCGATGGTAAAGGCATGCAACTCGTCAGTGACTACGAACGTTTCATGTACGAGTGCTCGTTGGCAGAAAAGAAACAAGCCACCATTGACAGCTTCTTCAAACCTAAATAA